A window of Methanobacterium veterum contains these coding sequences:
- a CDS encoding carboxypeptidase regulatory-like domain-containing protein, which translates to MNIKRTILILTCIITLALCSTVSAADTSNITANNTNSSFHSLQSSTSVKSTSSQIPDPIISGVVKDNSTNKGLGGVTIRVIQNNAQVAQTTTHNDGTYSLNFISSKTSFTIIASKLGYMPISKTITVAPSSNLSDPNLYGTANFRLYNLLKYSGSASSYVLNVGALPDILVDIYAGKSSALVNSTSPNYSKGGGTPLEVKLLTGSLLAGLLDVYSTGDEGSKIGGLLPSNNASLLSSLKLLGIDVGLLSATSNSSATLPQSSGSGEVASIDVGIKLLQLLDVLSLNADLITANSSVTPNFNTGILISSSNAGVADITLTLLGIPLLDIEALQSNAVASVNGKPGGATAKFTWNVADIKALGISILDDLTLNGRVNIGLLGLNILTLSLGSTESTTSADGTYAKASGDALRLQILGLLGGGLVNLVIGHADAEAQVPAGGLYVNTSDLEITKTVDNTRPNYLQNVTFTLKVHNNGPDNATGVTVLDKLPAGLKFISASGNGTYNFITGTWTIGSLANGGEAILNIIAQVVSSNTQITNIANITGTNYDPEPGNDQSNTTVNVSPASDLGISKTVDKTTANYLDKIHYTITVTNNGPDASNNIAVSDYLPSGLQWISDDSNGKYNHNTGIWTIDTLSNGASITLNIIAQIIKSNTIITNTATVNNNTYDQNPTNNQDQTTTTVSAASDL; encoded by the coding sequence ATGAATATCAAAAGAACAATATTAATATTAACATGTATCATCACATTGGCTCTTTGCAGTACAGTTTCAGCAGCAGATACAAGCAATATAACAGCCAATAACACCAATTCTAGTTTTCACTCTTTACAATCATCAACAAGTGTAAAAAGTACCAGCAGCCAAATTCCAGATCCTATAATATCGGGAGTAGTCAAAGATAATTCTACCAACAAGGGTCTTGGAGGTGTTACAATAAGGGTTATCCAAAATAACGCACAGGTAGCACAAACTACAACCCACAATGATGGTACCTATTCATTAAATTTCATTAGTTCTAAAACGAGTTTTACAATAATTGCAAGTAAATTAGGTTATATGCCTATTTCTAAAACAATAACAGTTGCACCCAGTTCAAACCTAAGCGACCCTAATCTTTACGGTACCGCAAATTTTAGACTTTATAATCTGCTTAAATACAGCGGTAGTGCATCAAGTTATGTACTCAATGTAGGAGCACTGCCAGATATTCTGGTAGATATTTACGCTGGAAAATCAAGCGCATTGGTAAACAGTACCTCCCCAAATTATTCCAAGGGAGGAGGAACTCCTTTAGAAGTTAAACTTCTTACCGGAAGTTTATTAGCAGGACTTTTAGATGTATATTCAACAGGTGATGAAGGCAGTAAAATAGGAGGGCTGCTTCCATCGAATAATGCCAGTTTGCTCTCATCTCTAAAGCTTTTAGGTATAGATGTAGGTCTATTAAGTGCTACTTCTAATTCAAGTGCTACTTTACCACAATCAAGTGGATCAGGAGAAGTGGCATCAATTGATGTAGGTATAAAGCTTCTACAATTATTGGATGTATTATCATTAAATGCCGATCTTATAACTGCAAACAGCAGCGTAACGCCCAATTTTAATACAGGCATTTTAATAAGCTCTTCAAATGCAGGAGTAGCTGATATAACTCTAACTCTTTTAGGAATTCCTTTACTAGACATTGAAGCATTACAATCAAATGCAGTAGCTTCAGTAAATGGAAAACCAGGAGGCGCTACTGCAAAGTTCACATGGAACGTAGCAGATATTAAAGCTCTGGGTATAAGCATATTAGACGATTTAACCTTAAATGGCCGTGTTAATATTGGCCTTCTGGGCCTTAACATATTAACTCTTTCATTGGGCAGTACTGAAAGTACCACTTCTGCTGACGGTACCTATGCCAAAGCATCAGGTGATGCTTTGCGGCTGCAAATTCTTGGTCTTCTTGGAGGAGGCCTTGTTAATCTAGTAATTGGACATGCAGATGCCGAAGCACAGGTTCCAGCAGGAGGATTATATGTAAATACTTCTGACCTGGAAATAACCAAAACCGTGGATAATACCCGGCCCAACTATCTGCAAAATGTCACTTTCACATTAAAAGTGCACAACAACGGGCCAGATAATGCAACAGGTGTTACTGTACTAGATAAATTACCTGCAGGATTAAAATTCATATCAGCCAGCGGGAATGGAACATACAATTTCATAACAGGAACATGGACCATTGGAAGCCTGGCAAATGGCGGAGAAGCAATATTAAATATTATAGCACAGGTTGTCTCTTCAAACACCCAAATAACCAATATTGCCAATATAACAGGAACTAATTACGACCCAGAACCTGGTAATGACCAGTCAAATACGACTGTAAATGTAAGTCCAGCTTCAGATCTGGGAATAAGCAAAACAGTAGATAAAACAACTGCCAATTACCTGGATAAAATACATTACACCATAACTGTAACTAACAATGGACCAGACGCAAGCAATAATATCGCTGTAAGTGATTATCTACCATCCGGACTCCAATGGATATCAGATGACAGTAATGGAAAATATAACCATAATACAGGGATATGGACCATAGATACCCTCTCAAATGGAGCATCAATTACACTAAATATAATAGCTCAAATCATAAAATCCAACACCATTATAACCAACACTGCAACTGTAAACAACAACACATACGACCAAAACCCCACAAACAACCAGGACCAAACCACAACAACAGTATCAGCAGCCTCTGACCTCAA
- a CDS encoding carboxypeptidase regulatory-like domain-containing protein — protein MNIKRIILVLVCIFTLILCSTVSAADTSNITANNTNSSFHSLQSSTSVKSTSSQIPDPIISGVVKDNSTNKGLGNVTIKVIQNNTQVAQTTTRNDGTYSLNFINSNTTYTIIASKLGYMPISKTMTVKRSSNLSDPNFYGIADFKLYKLLKYSGNASSYVLNIGALPQILLDIYAGKSSAGVNSSSTTYSTGGGSSLEIKLLTASLLSGLLDVYSTGNEGYKSGGLLPTTNSTLNKILNNLGLNIGLLSAESNSSANTPSASGTSTLASIDLDITLLKALHILSLNVGAVGSSSSVIPNFNTGVLVSTSKAGVANITVTLLGDKLLEIKALQTSATALVNGKPGGASATFNWQVASIKLLGATVTLDQLKAGIEIPGILTLSLGGQKTNTSADGTYAKVSGDALRLQVLDILGGGLVNLIIGHVEAEAQVPVGGLHVNTSDLEVTKTVNNTHPNYLQNITYTLKVHNNGPDAAAGVIVTDKLPSGLKFISANGNGTYNITTGIWTIGTLTNGAEATLNIIAQVIASNTKITNIADITGTNYDPDPNNDQSNSTITVGTASDLKITKTANNTNPKYLENVTFTLIVHNYGPDAATGVKVTDKLPAGLKFISSNGDYDSATGIWTIGTLTNGAEATLSIIAQVIVSNTKITNIAEVKGDNYDQNSTNNQSNTTITVGAASDLKIIKTVNNACPNYLQNVTYTLTAHNNGPNTATGVKVTDKLPAGLKFISASGNGTYNSTTGTWTIGNLANGKDAILKIIAQVITSNAKITNIASINGTNYDQNSTNNRNNSTITVNLASDLGITKTVNNANPKYLQKVTFTLTAHNYGPDNATGIKVTDKLPAGLKFISASGNGTYNSTTGTWTIGNLANGATAVLNIVAQATAPNTKVTNTATITGNNYDQKSSNNNAAAIVKIGPAADLAVKISVNNAHPKYKQKVTFTITAYNYGPMNAKNVTVTLKMPKGFKYISKDKNIQYNSKTGVWTIGNLKNGSKVVMHIVEQAMVSNVKLTTVASIKGNAIIT, from the coding sequence ATGAATATCAAAAGAATAATATTAGTATTAGTTTGCATTTTTACATTGATTCTTTGCAGTACAGTTTCAGCAGCAGATACAAGCAATATAACAGCCAATAACACCAATTCTAGTTTTCACTCTTTACAATCATCAACAAGTGTAAAAAGTACCAGCAGCCAAATTCCAGATCCTATAATATCGGGAGTAGTCAAGGATAATTCTACCAACAAAGGCCTTGGAAACGTTACAATAAAAGTTATTCAAAACAACACACAGGTAGCACAAACTACAACCCGCAATGACGGTACATACTCATTAAACTTCATTAATTCCAATACAACTTACACTATAATCGCAAGCAAACTAGGATATATGCCCATATCTAAAACCATGACAGTTAAACGCAGTTCAAACCTAAGCGATCCTAATTTTTACGGTATTGCAGACTTTAAACTTTACAAACTGCTTAAATACAGCGGTAATGCTTCAAGTTATGTTTTAAACATAGGTGCATTACCCCAGATATTATTAGACATATATGCGGGAAAATCAAGTGCTGGAGTAAATAGCAGCTCCACAACCTACTCCACTGGAGGTGGATCCTCTTTAGAGATCAAACTTCTAACAGCCAGCCTATTATCTGGACTATTAGATGTATACTCAACAGGAAATGAAGGTTATAAATCTGGAGGACTGCTTCCTACAACTAATTCCACTTTAAACAAAATTTTGAATAATTTAGGACTTAATATAGGCCTTTTAAGTGCTGAATCAAATTCAAGTGCCAACACCCCATCTGCAAGTGGAACAAGTACCCTTGCATCAATTGATCTGGATATAACGCTTTTAAAAGCACTCCACATATTATCATTAAATGTAGGTGCAGTAGGTTCAAGCAGCAGCGTAATACCCAATTTTAATACAGGAGTCTTAGTGAGCACTTCAAAAGCAGGAGTAGCTAACATAACTGTAACACTTTTAGGTGATAAATTACTGGAAATTAAAGCATTACAAACAAGCGCGACAGCTTTAGTTAACGGAAAACCAGGAGGAGCATCTGCAACCTTCAACTGGCAGGTAGCATCTATAAAACTCTTAGGTGCAACTGTTACTCTGGACCAATTAAAAGCAGGGATTGAAATTCCAGGTATACTAACCCTATCTCTAGGCGGCCAAAAAACAAATACTTCTGCCGACGGTACTTACGCCAAAGTATCAGGTGATGCATTAAGACTACAAGTTCTTGACATTCTCGGAGGAGGTCTGGTTAATCTAATTATTGGCCACGTTGAAGCTGAAGCACAGGTCCCTGTAGGAGGACTACATGTAAACACTTCCGATCTTGAAGTGACCAAAACAGTAAACAATACCCATCCAAACTACCTTCAAAACATAACCTACACCTTAAAAGTACATAACAACGGACCAGATGCAGCAGCAGGTGTAATAGTAACAGATAAACTACCATCAGGGTTAAAATTTATATCAGCTAATGGTAACGGTACTTACAATATTACAACTGGAATATGGACCATCGGAACACTAACAAATGGAGCAGAAGCAACATTAAATATTATAGCACAGGTCATCGCATCAAACACCAAAATAACCAACATAGCTGATATAACTGGAACTAACTACGATCCAGATCCAAATAATGATCAGTCCAATTCAACTATAACGGTAGGTACAGCTTCAGATTTAAAAATTACTAAAACAGCAAACAACACAAATCCAAAATATCTTGAAAATGTAACTTTTACCCTAATAGTACACAATTACGGCCCAGACGCTGCAACAGGAGTAAAAGTAACGGACAAACTACCAGCAGGGCTGAAATTCATATCTTCAAATGGTGACTACGATTCCGCAACAGGAATATGGACCATCGGAACACTAACAAATGGAGCAGAAGCAACACTAAGTATCATAGCACAGGTCATCGTATCAAACACCAAAATAACCAACATTGCAGAAGTAAAAGGAGATAATTACGACCAGAATTCAACCAACAATCAGTCTAATACAACAATAACTGTGGGTGCAGCTTCAGATTTAAAAATTATTAAAACAGTAAATAATGCATGTCCAAACTACCTTCAAAATGTCACATACACATTAACCGCTCACAACAATGGCCCAAACACAGCAACCGGAGTAAAAGTAACAGACAAACTACCAGCAGGGTTAAAATTCATATCAGCCAGCGGCAATGGAACATACAACTCCACAACAGGGACATGGACCATCGGAAACCTAGCAAACGGGAAAGATGCAATACTAAAAATTATAGCACAGGTAATTACTTCAAACGCCAAAATAACTAATATTGCATCTATAAACGGGACTAATTATGACCAGAATTCAACCAACAACCGAAATAACTCAACAATAACTGTAAACCTCGCTTCAGATTTAGGAATTACTAAAACTGTAAACAATGCAAATCCTAAATACCTGCAGAAAGTTACATTCACCCTAACAGCACACAACTACGGACCAGATAATGCCACAGGAATTAAAGTCACTGACAAACTACCTGCAGGATTAAAATTCATATCAGCCAGCGGCAATGGAACATACAACTCCACAACAGGGACATGGACCATCGGAAACTTAGCAAACGGCGCAACTGCAGTGCTGAACATAGTGGCACAAGCTACCGCTCCAAACACCAAGGTAACTAACACTGCTACTATAACTGGAAACAACTATGATCAAAAATCCAGCAATAACAATGCAGCTGCAATCGTGAAAATTGGACCCGCAGCTGATTTAGCTGTAAAGATATCAGTAAACAACGCACACCCCAAATATAAACAGAAAGTTACATTTACAATAACAGCATACAATTACGGTCCAATGAACGCTAAAAACGTTACTGTAACTCTTAAAATGCCTAAAGGATTTAAATACATATCCAAAGACAAGAACATCCAATACAACTCTAAAACAGGAGTATGGACTATTGGTAATTTAAAAAATGGTTCTAAGGTCGTGATGCATATAGTTGAACAAGCAATGGTCTCAAATGTCAAATTGACAACTGTTGCATCTATAAAAGGAAATGCAATCATAACTTAA
- a CDS encoding NAD(P)/FAD-dependent oxidoreductase produces the protein MEYDVVIIGAGPAGLLAAAKLADHLKVVLVDKGRGMEGRSCAALKNSTCRKCKPCNITGGLGGAGGLSDGKLNLRPDIGGNLEEFVNNEEAWNIIHEIDDFFLRHGAPDELYSPSKEDISEILKKSAAAGIKFIPIVQRHIGSDKTPAVISSIRKELESKGVVFLLETEVLDILADKEIKGVVARGKSGNEFEIKCNYVLAAPGRVGAYWLSDQLKKLKIPIKYNPVDIGVRVEVPQIVMEPITEIEWDPKFHITTKTYDDFVRTFCVCPKGFVVEEVYDSFVGVNGHSMREKLSENTNFAFLVRVELTEPVENTSAYAFSVASIANILGGGKPIIQRLGDLKRGRRSTWKRIEKSHVIPTFNNVVPGDIAMALPNRLVVNIIEGLDALSEVIPGVASDSTLIYAPEIKLYAMRTEVDRGLKTGIEGLYVAGDGAGVSRGIVGAAATGIIASNDILRKINSM, from the coding sequence ATGGAATATGATGTTGTGATAATTGGTGCAGGACCTGCAGGGCTGCTTGCAGCAGCTAAGTTAGCTGATCATCTTAAAGTTGTTTTAGTAGATAAAGGGAGAGGGATGGAAGGAAGATCATGTGCTGCCCTTAAAAACAGCACCTGTAGAAAGTGCAAACCATGTAATATAACTGGGGGACTTGGTGGAGCCGGGGGGCTTTCAGACGGCAAGCTCAATTTAAGGCCGGACATAGGAGGTAACCTTGAAGAGTTTGTAAACAATGAAGAAGCATGGAATATTATACATGAAATAGATGACTTTTTCTTAAGACATGGCGCCCCCGATGAGCTGTATTCTCCCTCTAAAGAAGATATATCCGAAATTTTAAAGAAATCTGCTGCTGCTGGAATTAAATTTATCCCAATAGTCCAGAGGCACATTGGATCAGATAAGACACCTGCTGTCATAAGCTCCATAAGGAAAGAACTTGAAAGTAAGGGTGTTGTTTTTTTACTTGAAACTGAAGTTCTTGATATTCTTGCTGATAAGGAAATAAAAGGAGTAGTTGCGCGGGGAAAATCTGGAAATGAATTTGAAATAAAATGTAACTATGTACTGGCAGCACCTGGAAGAGTTGGGGCATACTGGCTCTCAGATCAGCTTAAAAAGCTTAAAATTCCTATAAAATACAACCCGGTTGATATTGGAGTTAGAGTTGAGGTTCCACAAATTGTAATGGAACCTATAACTGAAATAGAGTGGGATCCTAAATTTCACATAACAACAAAAACATATGATGACTTTGTAAGAACTTTTTGTGTGTGCCCTAAAGGGTTCGTCGTTGAAGAAGTATATGATAGTTTTGTTGGTGTAAATGGGCATTCTATGCGTGAAAAATTATCTGAAAATACAAATTTTGCTTTTTTAGTTAGGGTAGAATTAACTGAACCTGTTGAAAACACCTCTGCATATGCTTTTTCAGTTGCAAGTATTGCTAACATACTTGGGGGTGGAAAACCCATCATTCAAAGACTTGGAGATCTTAAAAGAGGCAGGAGATCAACCTGGAAACGGATTGAAAAAAGCCATGTTATTCCAACATTTAACAATGTAGTGCCTGGTGATATTGCTATGGCCCTGCCAAATAGGCTGGTTGTAAATATTATAGAAGGTCTTGATGCATTGAGTGAAGTTATTCCGGGAGTAGCATCTGATTCAACACTTATCTATGCTCCAGAAATTAAACTGTATGCCATGAGAACTGAAGTAGATCGAGGGCTGAAAACTGGTATTGAAGGGCTTTATGTGGCAGGGGATGGGGCAGGAGTTTCAAGAGGGATTGTCGGAGCTGCTGCAACGGGCATTATAGCTTCAAATGATATTTTAAGGAAAATTAACTCCATGTAA
- a CDS encoding DUF308 domain-containing protein produces MRSLFAGILAIILGLIVIAFPFLTTVTVSIFAGVVVLLIAIWLLILGISELEISRTTGILNLILGIIALIIAIGLIINPALLSFIAGLTLSIAGIFLIIAGLISLVDGMHRKMAWAGVLGIVLGIIYLILGLFAFNPVNLGFLIGIWLVITGIFKLVE; encoded by the coding sequence ATGAGAAGTCTGTTTGCGGGGATACTGGCCATAATTCTTGGTCTTATAGTTATTGCGTTTCCGTTTTTAACAACGGTAACGGTCAGCATATTTGCGGGTGTTGTGGTACTTTTAATAGCAATATGGCTGCTTATACTGGGAATATCTGAGTTAGAAATAAGCAGAACAACAGGTATATTGAATTTGATACTGGGTATTATAGCCCTGATAATAGCAATTGGTTTGATTATAAACCCTGCCTTACTCAGCTTTATAGCAGGACTAACCCTTTCTATAGCAGGTATATTCCTGATAATAGCAGGTTTAATATCGTTAGTAGATGGAATGCACCGAAAAATGGCATGGGCAGGCGTTTTAGGTATAGTCCTTGGTATTATCTATCTTATACTGGGTTTATTTGCATTCAATCCAGTTAACCTGGGATTCCTAATAGGTATCTGGCTGGTTATAACTGGTATATTCAAATTAGTAGAATGA
- a CDS encoding heavy metal-binding domain-containing protein, which translates to MPINTEEGGLQQSFIVVSSNHVPGYEVVETKGFCYGLTVRSRGVGGQVGAGIRSMFGGEIKEYVKMMEESRDEAVYRMIDHAQQMGANAIISVRYDSNEVSNVMQEILAYGTAVVVQKK; encoded by the coding sequence ATGCCTATAAACACTGAAGAGGGAGGGTTACAGCAGAGTTTTATAGTGGTAAGCTCGAACCATGTCCCCGGCTATGAAGTTGTTGAAACTAAAGGCTTTTGTTACGGACTGACTGTCCGCAGTAGAGGTGTAGGCGGGCAGGTAGGTGCAGGAATACGTTCCATGTTTGGTGGAGAAATAAAGGAATACGTTAAAATGATGGAAGAGTCAAGGGACGAAGCAGTGTACAGGATGATAGATCATGCGCAGCAAATGGGTGCCAATGCCATAATAAGCGTTCGATATGATTCCAATGAAGTTTCAAATGTAATGCAGGAAATTTTAGCCTATGGAACTGCTGTAGTTGTCCAAAAAAAATAG
- a CDS encoding redox-regulated ATPase YchF translates to MLQIGVTGKPNVGKSSFFNSATLSQVEVASYPFTTIDANKAVAYVTTKCPCTELEITCNPRNSKCVEGTRMIPVELIDVAGLVPGAHEGRGLGNKFLDDLRQSGAFIHIIDASGSTDEEGRPVDAGSHDPLEDVDFLEHEITMWLFGILKKNWSRLIRKAQAEKVDFARIIHDQLSGIGISLEDILEAKRSIPAEYHAWEDEDMQEFLAVLLRIAKPMLIVANKADLPTAEENVKRLQEKYENVIPASAESELALVKAAEAGLINYTSGDSDFEIIEPEKLSDAQKKALNYIKEHVLDKYGSTGVQEALNAVIFNLLKMIVVFPVEDEHKMCDGKGNVLPDAILIRTGSKPRDLAYVIHTDIGESFMHAMDARSCMRVSSDYELKSGDIISIICR, encoded by the coding sequence ATGCTACAGATCGGAGTAACAGGAAAGCCAAACGTTGGAAAATCTTCATTTTTTAATTCAGCAACTTTAAGTCAGGTTGAAGTTGCAAGTTATCCATTCACAACCATAGATGCAAATAAAGCAGTTGCCTATGTCACAACAAAATGCCCATGTACAGAACTAGAGATTACATGCAACCCACGAAACTCAAAATGTGTTGAAGGAACCAGGATGATACCTGTAGAATTAATAGACGTTGCAGGGTTAGTTCCAGGAGCTCACGAAGGACGTGGACTTGGAAATAAGTTTTTAGACGATTTAAGGCAATCTGGAGCATTTATACATATAATAGACGCTTCAGGATCAACTGATGAAGAAGGACGGCCTGTAGATGCAGGTTCCCATGATCCTCTTGAAGACGTGGACTTCTTAGAACATGAGATAACCATGTGGCTCTTTGGGATATTGAAGAAAAACTGGAGCAGGTTAATAAGAAAGGCCCAGGCAGAGAAGGTTGATTTTGCTAGAATTATACACGACCAGCTCAGCGGAATTGGAATATCTTTAGAAGATATCCTCGAAGCAAAAAGGTCTATCCCTGCCGAATATCATGCCTGGGAAGATGAAGACATGCAGGAATTTTTAGCTGTTCTGCTGCGTATAGCTAAACCAATGCTCATAGTTGCCAACAAGGCAGACCTTCCAACTGCAGAGGAAAATGTAAAACGCCTGCAGGAAAAATACGAAAATGTAATTCCCGCATCTGCTGAATCAGAATTAGCTCTGGTAAAAGCTGCTGAAGCAGGTTTGATAAATTATACTTCAGGAGACTCAGACTTCGAAATAATAGAGCCTGAAAAATTAAGCGATGCCCAGAAAAAAGCCTTGAATTATATTAAGGAACACGTACTCGATAAATATGGGAGTACTGGGGTACAGGAAGCTTTAAACGCAGTTATTTTCAACCTTTTAAAGATGATCGTTGTTTTCCCTGTTGAAGACGAACATAAGATGTGCGACGGCAAAGGTAACGTGCTTCCAGACGCTATTCTAATTAGGACAGGGTCAAAACCAAGGGATTTAGCTTACGTGATCCATACAGATATTGGTGAGAGCTTCATGCATGCTATGGACGCAAGGAGCTGTATGAGGGTGAGCAGCGACTACGAGCTTAAAAGTGGAGATATTATAAGTATTATTTGCCGGTGA